The Collimonas fungivorans Ter331 genome has a segment encoding these proteins:
- a CDS encoding ATP-binding cassette domain-containing protein — translation MTIEINIRKHLQADDRGFNLEIALHTESDRVVLYGPSGAGKSLTLQAIAGLLTPDEGLIRLKQNTLFDSAGGICLPPQQRKVAYLFQDYALFPHLTVAQNVAFGLRRGCFNLRRPHDHPVVRKWLASFELSAAANSYPHQLSGGQRQRVALARALALEPDILLLDEPFSALDLNLRDRMRRELSELQKQLNVPMMVITHDPADLALLGDEIFEIRDGMIAPPART, via the coding sequence ATGACTATCGAAATCAACATACGCAAGCATTTGCAAGCCGATGACCGCGGCTTCAATCTCGAGATCGCGCTGCATACCGAGAGCGACCGGGTGGTGCTGTACGGCCCCTCCGGCGCCGGCAAGAGCCTGACCTTGCAGGCGATCGCCGGCTTGCTGACGCCCGATGAAGGCCTGATCCGCCTCAAGCAAAACACCCTGTTCGACAGCGCCGGCGGCATTTGCCTGCCGCCGCAGCAGCGCAAGGTCGCCTACCTGTTCCAGGACTATGCGCTGTTCCCGCATCTTACCGTGGCGCAGAACGTGGCCTTCGGCTTGCGCCGGGGCTGCTTCAACCTGCGCCGTCCGCACGACCATCCGGTGGTCAGGAAATGGCTGGCCTCGTTCGAACTGAGCGCGGCCGCCAACAGTTATCCGCACCAGCTGTCGGGCGGCCAGCGGCAACGCGTGGCTCTGGCCAGGGCGCTGGCATTGGAGCCGGATATCCTGCTGCTGGACGAACCGTTTTCGGCGCTGGACCTGAACTTGCGCGACCGCATGCGGCGCGAACTGTCCGAGCTGCAAAAACAGCTGAACGTGCCGATGATGGTGATCACCCACGACCCTGCCGACCTGGCCCTGCTGGGCGATGAAATCTTCGAGATCCGCGACGGCATGATCGCACCGCCGGCCAGGACATAA
- the modB gene encoding molybdate ABC transporter permease subunit, with amino-acid sequence MNGGVWVALLLSLKVAGWATLLNMLFGVAAAYGLSRWRSPARDLVDAILTLPLVLPPTVLGYYLLVLLGRRGVFGAWLEKWGIQLVFTWQGAVIAATIVAFPLVLKSARAAFDNVDVQLENAARVLGVSEAGVFFRVTLPLASKGIAAGVLLAFARALGEFGATLMIAGNLPGRTQTLSVAIYEAVQAGDDQTANLLVLITSATCIVVLLIAGRLLPKSQQRRRS; translated from the coding sequence ATGAACGGCGGTGTCTGGGTTGCCCTGCTGCTGTCGTTGAAAGTTGCAGGCTGGGCCACCCTGCTCAACATGCTGTTCGGGGTCGCTGCCGCCTATGGCTTATCGCGCTGGCGCTCGCCGGCGCGCGACCTGGTCGACGCCATCCTGACCCTGCCGCTGGTGCTGCCGCCGACCGTGCTCGGCTATTACCTGCTGGTGCTGCTGGGCCGCCGCGGCGTGTTCGGCGCCTGGCTGGAAAAATGGGGCATCCAGCTGGTATTCACCTGGCAAGGCGCAGTGATCGCCGCCACCATCGTCGCTTTCCCGCTGGTGCTCAAATCGGCCCGCGCCGCTTTCGACAATGTCGACGTGCAACTGGAAAATGCTGCCCGCGTGCTGGGCGTGTCGGAAGCCGGCGTGTTCTTCCGCGTCACCCTGCCGCTGGCTTCCAAGGGCATTGCCGCCGGCGTATTGCTGGCGTTTGCGCGCGCGCTCGGAGAGTTCGGCGCGACCCTGATGATCGCCGGCAACCTGCCAGGCCGCACCCAGACCCTGTCGGTCGCCATCTATGAAGCGGTGCAGGCCGGCGACGACCAGACCGCCAACCTGCTGGTGCTGATCACTTCGGCCACCTGCATCGTGGTGCTGCTGATCGCCGGCCGCCTGTTACCGAAAAGCCAGCAGCGCAGGCGGTCATGA
- the modA gene encoding molybdate ABC transporter substrate-binding protein — MLRRCNYSIKRLILASALPLMLLLSTSTVHAADLVVSAAASLTNAFKDLGQAFEAQNPDTKVILNFAASDVLLQQIIKGAPADVFASADQEAMNKAEAEKAVLAASRKNFANNQIVLIVPADSQLRIQQLQDLAQPAVKRVAYGNPASVPVGRYTKAALEHANLWDVVAAKGVPAQNVRQSLDYVARGEVDAGFVFSTDAAIMPDKVKVALHVPSQTAVSYPIAVTSNTRQADMAAKFVAYVLSPAGQATLARYGFLKP, encoded by the coding sequence ATGTTGCGCCGCTGCAATTACTCGATTAAACGCCTGATTCTTGCCAGCGCCTTGCCTCTGATGTTGCTGCTATCGACATCGACTGTCCATGCGGCCGACCTGGTGGTCTCGGCAGCCGCCAGCCTGACCAATGCATTCAAGGATCTCGGCCAGGCGTTTGAAGCGCAAAACCCCGACACCAAGGTGATCCTCAACTTTGCCGCCTCCGATGTCTTGCTGCAGCAGATCATCAAAGGCGCGCCGGCCGACGTTTTCGCTTCGGCCGACCAGGAAGCCATGAACAAGGCAGAAGCCGAAAAGGCCGTGCTGGCCGCCAGCCGCAAGAATTTTGCGAACAACCAGATCGTGCTGATCGTGCCGGCCGACAGCCAGCTGCGCATACAGCAATTGCAGGACCTGGCGCAGCCGGCGGTCAAGCGCGTCGCCTACGGTAATCCTGCTTCGGTGCCGGTCGGCCGCTACACCAAGGCCGCGCTGGAACACGCCAACCTGTGGGACGTCGTTGCGGCCAAGGGCGTGCCGGCGCAAAACGTGCGCCAGAGCCTGGACTATGTGGCGCGCGGCGAAGTCGACGCCGGTTTTGTGTTCTCCACCGACGCCGCGATCATGCCGGACAAGGTCAAGGTCGCATTGCATGTGCCTTCGCAAACCGCAGTCAGCTATCCGATCGCCGTCACCAGCAACACCAGGCAGGCCGACATGGCCGCCAAGTTCGTCGCCTATGTACTGTCGCCCGCCGGCCAGGCAACGCTGGCGCGCTACGGTTTCTTGAAACCCTGA
- a CDS encoding winged helix-turn-helix domain-containing protein translates to MANSKSVRLRVLQGDAIAFGPGKAALLLAIHQSGSISAAARSLGMSYRRAWLLVEAMNQCFKSPLVATATGGAKGGGAQVTPIGHEILARYQAMQNKAEAAVAKDMAYFDALMAAPDNPAGA, encoded by the coding sequence ATGGCAAATTCCAAATCGGTTCGGCTCAGAGTATTGCAGGGCGATGCAATCGCCTTCGGTCCAGGCAAGGCAGCGCTGCTGCTGGCCATCCATCAAAGCGGTTCGATTTCCGCCGCGGCCCGTTCGCTGGGCATGTCATATCGCCGCGCCTGGCTGCTGGTCGAAGCGATGAACCAATGTTTCAAGTCACCGCTGGTGGCGACTGCAACCGGCGGCGCCAAAGGCGGCGGCGCGCAAGTGACGCCGATAGGGCATGAAATCCTGGCGCGCTACCAGGCCATGCAAAACAAGGCGGAGGCCGCGGTTGCCAAGGATATGGCGTACTTCGACGCACTGATGGCGGCGCCGGACAATCCCGCGGGCGCTTGA